One genomic segment of Pseudomonas sp. p1(2021b) includes these proteins:
- the pyk gene encoding pyruvate kinase has protein sequence MTPDKKVKILATLGPAIKGVDDIRQLVEAGVNIFRLNFSHGEHADHALRYQWIREVEQQLNYPLGILMDLQGPKLRVGRFADGKVQLQRGQALRLDLDTTPGDSRRVNLPHPEIIAALEPGMDLLLDDGKLRLRVTAKHSDAIDTEVVAGGELSDRKGVNVPQAVLDLSPLTEKDRRDLAFGLDLGVDWVALSFVQRPEDIVEARQLIGERAYLMAKIEKPSAVEQLQAIAELSDAIMVARGDLGVEVPAESVPQIQKRIIGTCRQLGKPVVVATQMLESMRFSPAPTRAEVTDVANAVAEGTDAVMLSAETASGDYPLEAVQMMSKIIRQVENGPDYQAQLDVGRPKAEATVSDAISCAIRRISGILPVAVLVNYSESGSSTLRAARERPRAPILNLTPNLSTARRLSVTWGVHSVVNDRLRQVDEVVSTALEIAQAQGMASRGDTLLITAGVPFGKPGTTNTLRIETLV, from the coding sequence ATGACGCCAGACAAGAAAGTCAAAATCCTCGCAACCCTGGGCCCTGCGATCAAAGGCGTCGACGATATCCGCCAACTGGTCGAGGCCGGCGTGAACATCTTCCGCCTGAACTTCAGCCATGGCGAGCACGCCGACCATGCCCTGCGCTACCAGTGGATCCGCGAAGTGGAGCAACAGCTGAATTATCCGCTGGGCATCCTCATGGACCTGCAAGGGCCCAAACTGCGCGTCGGCCGTTTCGCCGACGGCAAGGTGCAACTGCAACGCGGCCAGGCCCTGCGCCTGGACCTGGACACCACCCCGGGCGACAGCCGCCGGGTCAACCTGCCCCACCCCGAGATCATCGCTGCGCTGGAACCGGGCATGGACCTGCTGCTCGATGACGGCAAGCTGCGCCTGCGGGTGACCGCCAAGCACAGCGACGCCATCGACACCGAGGTGGTGGCCGGCGGCGAGCTGTCCGACCGCAAGGGTGTGAACGTGCCCCAGGCCGTGCTCGACCTCAGCCCGCTGACCGAGAAAGACCGCCGCGACCTGGCCTTCGGCCTGGACCTGGGCGTGGACTGGGTGGCCCTGTCGTTCGTCCAGCGCCCGGAAGACATCGTCGAAGCCCGCCAACTGATCGGCGAACGCGCCTACCTGATGGCCAAGATCGAGAAGCCGTCAGCGGTCGAGCAGCTGCAGGCGATCGCCGAGCTGTCCGACGCGATCATGGTCGCCCGTGGCGACCTGGGCGTGGAAGTGCCGGCCGAAAGCGTGCCGCAGATCCAGAAACGCATCATCGGCACCTGCCGCCAGCTGGGCAAACCCGTGGTGGTGGCGACCCAGATGCTCGAGTCGATGCGCTTCTCCCCTGCCCCGACCCGCGCCGAGGTCACCGACGTGGCCAACGCCGTGGCCGAAGGCACCGACGCCGTCATGCTGTCGGCCGAGACCGCCTCGGGCGACTACCCGCTCGAAGCCGTGCAGATGATGAGCAAGATCATCCGCCAGGTGGAGAACGGCCCGGACTACCAGGCCCAGCTCGACGTCGGCCGTCCCAAGGCCGAAGCCACGGTGTCGGACGCCATCAGCTGCGCGATTCGCCGCATCAGTGGCATCCTGCCGGTGGCCGTGCTGGTCAACTACAGCGAGTCGGGTTCCTCGACCCTGCGCGCTGCCCGCGAACGGCCACGTGCACCGATCCTCAACCTGACGCCGAACCTCTCCACTGCCCGCCGCCTGAGCGTGACCTGGGGCGTGCACTCGGTGGTCAACGATCGTCTGCGCCAGGTCGATGAGGTCGTTTCCACTGCGCTGGAAATTGCCCAGGCGCAAGGCATGGCCAGCCGTGGCGACACGCTGCTGATCACCGCCGGTGTGCCTTTCGGCAAGCCAGGGACGACTAATACGCTGCGGATCGAGACCTTGGTCTGA
- a CDS encoding urea transporter — protein sequence MYTKNFVNPCPDWATALLNGFSQVLLLRNPLCGLCCLLAILVTAPNLVGGALLGALAGLLTAQRRGYERADRQAGLYCYNGVLIGLLIAALLPWSAIMPPLIIAAGGLSSILTHQWRKRGGKLLIAYTAPFVLLGWATLLVAQPMPALYTEANPLYALLRGVGQIFLLDNPLAGLLIVIGMFIANPYAALWALIGSAVGGGVALLAGEAQAAWMGLFGFNAALAALAFSRQGERAWVTLLAIAVALLLQPLFNLMPIAGLTAPFVVACWLMHLGSHLAQSAQRRNAGRLHS from the coding sequence ATGTACACCAAGAATTTCGTCAACCCGTGCCCCGACTGGGCCACGGCCTTGCTCAACGGCTTCAGCCAGGTACTGCTGCTGCGCAATCCCTTGTGCGGCCTGTGCTGCCTGCTGGCCATCCTGGTCACCGCCCCGAACCTGGTCGGCGGCGCCCTGCTCGGCGCCCTGGCCGGGCTGCTGACCGCCCAGCGCCGCGGTTACGAACGCGCCGATCGCCAGGCCGGTCTGTACTGCTACAACGGCGTACTGATCGGCCTGCTGATCGCCGCGCTGCTGCCGTGGTCGGCCATCATGCCACCGCTGATCATCGCCGCCGGCGGCCTTTCCAGCATCCTCACGCACCAATGGCGCAAGCGCGGCGGCAAGCTGCTGATCGCCTATACGGCACCTTTCGTGCTGCTGGGCTGGGCCACCCTGCTGGTGGCCCAGCCCATGCCGGCCCTCTACACCGAGGCCAACCCGTTGTATGCCTTGCTACGCGGTGTCGGCCAGATCTTCCTGCTGGACAACCCGCTGGCCGGCCTGCTGATCGTCATCGGCATGTTCATCGCCAACCCCTATGCCGCACTCTGGGCGTTGATCGGCTCGGCCGTCGGCGGCGGTGTGGCCCTGCTGGCGGGCGAGGCCCAGGCTGCCTGGATGGGGCTGTTCGGTTTCAACGCAGCGCTCGCCGCGCTGGCCTTCAGCCGCCAGGGCGAACGTGCCTGGGTGACGTTGTTGGCCATCGCCGTGGCACTGTTGCTGCAGCCTTTATTCAACCTGATGCCGATCGCTGGGCTGACCGCACCCTTTGTCGTCGCCTGCTGGCTGATGCACCTGGGCAGCCACCTGGCGCAATCGGCCCAGCGCCGCAACGCAGGCCGCTTGCACAGCTAG
- a CDS encoding Lrp/AsnC family transcriptional regulator — MTDAIDQLLINALMEDSRRSLKALAQISGLSAPSVSERLRRLEERGVLRGYTIDIDPRSFGYQLQAIVRIRPLPGQLQEVERQIIAIPEFTECDKVTGEDCFIARLHVRSMEQLDTLLDRINVLAETNTAIIKKTPVKRRLPPME; from the coding sequence ATGACCGATGCCATAGACCAACTGTTGATCAATGCCTTGATGGAAGACTCACGCCGTTCGCTCAAGGCACTGGCCCAGATCAGCGGCCTGTCGGCGCCCAGTGTCAGCGAACGCCTGCGCCGCCTGGAAGAACGCGGCGTGCTGCGCGGCTATACGATAGATATCGACCCCCGCAGCTTCGGTTACCAGCTACAGGCCATCGTGCGTATCCGACCACTGCCGGGACAGTTGCAGGAAGTCGAGCGGCAGATCATCGCCATCCCCGAATTCACCGAATGCGACAAAGTCACTGGCGAGGATTGCTTCATCGCCCGTCTGCATGTGCGCTCCATGGAACAGCTGGACACCCTGCTCGACCGCATCAATGTATTGGCCGAAACCAACACGGCGATCATCAAGAAGACACCGGTCAAACGCCGGTTGCCACCCATGGAATAG
- a CDS encoding glycerate kinase — MSVDPQRILRELFDTAIAAAHPRQVLEPHLPADRSGRVIVIGAGKAAAAMAEVVEKSWQGEVSGLVVTRYGHGANCQKIEVVEAAHPVPDAAGLAVAKRVLELVSNLTEDDRVIFLLSGGGSALLALPAEGLTLADKQQINKALLKSGATIGEMNCVRKHLSAIKGGRLAKACWPATVYTYAISDVPGDLATVIASGPTVADPSTSADALAILKRYDIEAPKAVIDWLNNPASETVKADDPALARSHFKLIAKPQQSLEAAAVKARQAGFSPLILGDLEGESREVAKVHAGIARQIVLHGQPLKAPCIILSGGETTVTVRGNGRGGRNAEFLLSLTENLKGLPGVYALAGDTDGIDGSEENAGAIMTPQSYANAEALGLSASDELDNNNGYGYFAALDALIVTEPTRTNVNDFRAILILETQPS, encoded by the coding sequence ATGTCGGTCGATCCACAAAGAATTCTCCGCGAGCTGTTCGATACGGCCATCGCCGCCGCTCACCCTCGCCAGGTCCTGGAACCCCACCTGCCCGCCGACCGCAGCGGCCGCGTCATCGTCATCGGCGCCGGCAAGGCCGCCGCAGCCATGGCCGAGGTGGTCGAGAAGAGCTGGCAAGGCGAAGTGTCCGGCCTGGTCGTGACCCGCTACGGCCATGGCGCCAATTGCCAGAAGATCGAAGTGGTCGAAGCCGCCCACCCGGTCCCCGATGCCGCCGGCCTGGCCGTGGCCAAGCGCGTGCTGGAACTGGTCAGCAACCTCACTGAAGACGACCGGGTGATCTTCCTGCTCTCCGGCGGCGGCTCGGCCCTGCTGGCCCTGCCTGCCGAAGGCCTGACCCTGGCCGACAAGCAACAGATCAACAAGGCCCTGCTCAAGTCCGGCGCCACCATCGGCGAGATGAACTGCGTGCGCAAGCACCTCTCGGCGATCAAGGGCGGCCGCCTGGCCAAGGCCTGCTGGCCGGCGACGGTCTACACCTATGCCATCTCCGATGTCCCTGGGGACCTGGCCACCGTCATCGCCTCTGGCCCCACCGTGGCCGACCCGAGCACCTCGGCCGATGCCCTGGCCATTCTCAAGCGCTACGACATCGAAGCGCCCAAGGCCGTCATCGACTGGCTCAACAACCCCGCCTCGGAAACCGTCAAGGCCGACGACCCAGCCCTGGCTCGCAGCCACTTCAAGTTGATCGCCAAGCCCCAGCAGTCGCTCGAGGCCGCGGCCGTCAAGGCCCGCCAGGCGGGCTTCAGCCCGCTGATCCTGGGCGACCTGGAAGGTGAGTCGCGCGAAGTGGCCAAGGTGCATGCCGGTATCGCGCGGCAGATCGTGCTGCACGGCCAGCCGCTCAAGGCGCCTTGCATCATCCTGTCCGGCGGCGAGACCACGGTCACCGTGCGCGGCAACGGCCGTGGCGGGCGCAACGCCGAGTTCCTGCTCAGCCTGACCGAAAACCTCAAGGGCCTGCCGGGTGTCTACGCCCTGGCCGGGGACACCGACGGCATCGACGGCTCCGAGGAGAACGCCGGCGCCATCATGACCCCGCAAAGCTACGCCAACGCCGAGGCCCTGGGCCTGTCGGCCTCGGACGAGCTGGACAACAACAACGGCTATGGCTACTTCGCCGCACTGGATGCGCTGATCGTCACCGAGCCGACCCGCACCAACGTCAACGACTTCCGTGCCATCCTGATCCTCGAGACTCAGCCATCATGA
- a CDS encoding class I SAM-dependent methyltransferase produces the protein MTSPIHTLEQHLLTALDPAPEETRRLFHGRGRCWPGLEQITVDWLQGVLLVALFREPPEGQLAELETLLRSLAERPQWAGQAILIQHRYLPDSPGQWLLGEPCQQREVIEDGLTYLLDLGVRQNNGLFLDMRYGRRWVREQAAGKRVLNLFAYTCGFSVAAIAGGAQQVVNLDMAKAALSRGRDNHRLNGHDASRVAYLGHELFKSWGKVRKYGPYDLIIIDPPTFQRGSFVLTQDYAKILRRLPELLTEEGTVLACVNDPGIGPDFLIEGMGEHAPGLVFVERLENPPEFPDADPAGGLKALVFRQRA, from the coding sequence ATGACCTCGCCGATCCACACCCTCGAGCAACACCTGCTCACTGCTCTAGACCCCGCGCCAGAGGAAACCCGCCGCCTGTTCCACGGTCGTGGCCGCTGCTGGCCGGGCCTCGAGCAGATCACGGTCGACTGGCTGCAGGGCGTGCTGCTGGTCGCGCTGTTCCGCGAGCCGCCCGAAGGCCAACTGGCGGAGCTGGAGACCCTTCTGCGCAGCCTCGCCGAGCGCCCGCAGTGGGCTGGGCAGGCTATCCTCATCCAGCACCGCTACCTGCCGGACAGCCCCGGCCAGTGGCTGCTGGGCGAGCCGTGCCAGCAACGCGAAGTGATCGAGGATGGCCTGACCTATCTTCTGGACCTGGGCGTGCGGCAGAACAACGGCCTGTTCCTCGACATGCGCTACGGCCGGCGCTGGGTGCGCGAGCAGGCTGCGGGCAAGCGGGTGCTCAACCTGTTCGCCTATACCTGCGGCTTCTCCGTGGCCGCCATTGCCGGCGGAGCGCAGCAAGTGGTCAACCTGGACATGGCCAAGGCGGCATTGTCCCGTGGCCGCGACAACCACCGGCTCAATGGCCATGATGCCTCCCGGGTCGCCTACCTGGGGCATGAGCTGTTCAAGTCCTGGGGCAAGGTGCGCAAGTACGGGCCCTATGACTTGATCATCATCGACCCACCGACCTTCCAGAGAGGCAGCTTCGTGCTGACCCAGGATTACGCGAAGATCCTGCGGCGCCTGCCGGAACTGTTGACGGAGGAGGGGACGGTGCTGGCGTGCGTCAATGACCCGGGGATCGGGCCGGACTTTTTGATCGAGGGCATGGGCGAGCATGCACCGGGGCTGGTATTCGTCGAGCGGCTGGAGAACCCGCCGGAGTTTCCGGATGCGGATCCGGCAGGGGGATTGAAGGCATTGGTGTTTCGCCAGCGAGCCTGA
- a CDS encoding sulfate ABC transporter substrate-binding protein, producing the protein MKKLFTASLLAAGMALGNLAQAAPTLLNVSYDVMRDFYKDYNPAFQKHWEAEHNEKVNVQMSFGGSSKQARAVIDGLPADVITMNMATDINALADNGKLVPDNWVTRLPNNSAPFTSATVFIVRKGNPKALKDWPDLLKDGVQVIVPNPKTSGNGRYTYLSAWGYVLKQGGDEAKAREFVGKLFKQAPVLDTGGRAATTTFMTNQIGDVLVTFENEAEMIAREFGRDQFEVVYPSVSAEAEPPVTVVDKVVERKKSRAVAEEYLKYLWSPAAQELAAQNYLRPRDATVLAKYTDRFPKVDFLSVEKTFGDWRTVQKTHFNDGGVFDQIYTNQ; encoded by the coding sequence GTGAAAAAGCTCTTCACCGCATCGCTGCTCGCCGCCGGTATGGCCCTGGGTAACCTGGCCCAGGCTGCACCGACCCTGCTCAACGTGTCCTACGACGTGATGCGCGACTTCTACAAGGACTACAACCCAGCGTTCCAGAAGCACTGGGAAGCCGAGCACAATGAGAAGGTCAACGTGCAAATGTCCTTCGGCGGCTCGAGCAAGCAGGCACGTGCCGTGATCGATGGCCTGCCGGCGGATGTCATCACCATGAACATGGCCACCGACATCAATGCCCTGGCTGACAACGGCAAGCTGGTACCAGACAACTGGGTCACGCGCCTGCCGAACAACAGCGCGCCGTTCACCTCCGCCACCGTGTTCATCGTGCGCAAGGGCAACCCCAAGGCCCTGAAGGACTGGCCCGACCTGCTCAAGGACGGCGTGCAGGTGATCGTGCCCAACCCCAAGACCTCGGGTAACGGCCGCTACACCTACCTCTCGGCCTGGGGCTATGTGCTCAAGCAAGGCGGCGACGAAGCCAAGGCGCGCGAGTTCGTCGGCAAACTGTTCAAGCAGGCTCCGGTGCTGGATACGGGCGGACGCGCCGCGACCACGACCTTCATGACCAACCAGATCGGCGACGTGCTGGTGACGTTCGAGAACGAGGCGGAAATGATCGCCCGCGAATTCGGTCGCGACCAGTTCGAGGTGGTCTACCCGAGCGTGTCGGCCGAAGCCGAGCCGCCGGTGACCGTGGTCGACAAGGTGGTCGAGCGCAAGAAATCCCGCGCCGTGGCCGAGGAATACCTCAAATACCTATGGTCGCCGGCCGCCCAGGAACTGGCCGCGCAGAACTACCTGCGCCCACGTGACGCGACCGTACTGGCCAAGTACACCGACCGCTTCCCGAAAGTCGATTTCTTGTCGGTGGAGAAGACCTTCGGCGACTGGCGTACCGTGCAGAAGACCCACTTCAATGACGGTGGCGTGTTCGACCAGATCTACACCAACCAGTAA
- a CDS encoding ion transporter has protein sequence MDNPASLRERLYVIVFQTDTVAGRRFDKILLLVILASLVTVVLDSIDEVHQQYAGLLAGIEWCFTAIFLVEYLVRLYCSPKPLRYAFSFYGLVDLLAVIPGILALYYSDAQYLLIVRVIRMLRIFRVLKLSPYLKQAHYLLAALQGSRQKIIVFLVSVSTLVTVFGTLMYVVEGPEHGFTSIPKGIYWAIVTLTTVGFGDIVPKTPLGQVLSSLVMITGYSIIAVPTGIFTAELANALRGEQLQHDCPTCRKNTHEHGAAFCSRCGNALFPKQ, from the coding sequence ATGGATAACCCAGCGAGCCTGCGCGAACGGCTCTATGTCATTGTCTTCCAGACCGATACCGTCGCCGGCAGGCGTTTCGACAAGATCCTCCTGCTGGTCATCCTCGCCAGCCTGGTCACGGTCGTGCTCGACAGCATCGACGAAGTGCACCAGCAATACGCCGGCCTGCTGGCCGGGATCGAGTGGTGCTTCACCGCGATCTTCCTGGTGGAGTACCTGGTGCGGCTCTACTGCTCGCCCAAGCCCCTGCGCTATGCCTTCAGCTTCTATGGGCTGGTGGACCTGCTGGCGGTCATCCCGGGTATCCTCGCCCTGTACTACAGTGATGCCCAGTACCTGCTGATCGTGCGGGTCATCCGCATGCTGCGGATCTTCCGCGTGCTCAAGCTCAGCCCCTACCTCAAACAGGCCCATTACCTGCTGGCGGCGCTACAAGGCAGTCGGCAGAAGATCATCGTGTTCCTGGTCAGCGTCTCGACCCTGGTGACCGTGTTCGGCACCTTGATGTACGTGGTCGAGGGCCCCGAGCATGGCTTCACCAGCATCCCCAAGGGCATCTACTGGGCGATCGTCACCCTGACCACCGTGGGCTTCGGCGATATCGTGCCGAAGACGCCGCTGGGCCAGGTGCTGTCGTCGCTGGTGATGATCACCGGTTATTCGATCATCGCCGTACCCACGGGCATCTTCACTGCGGAGCTGGCCAACGCCCTGCGCGGCGAACAGCTGCAGCATGATTGCCCGACGTGCCGCAAGAACACCCATGAACACGGCGCGGCGTTCTGCTCACGCTGTGGCAATGCGTTGTTCCCGAAGCAGTGA
- a CDS encoding 2-hydroxy-3-oxopropionate reductase, which translates to MAKIGFIGTGIMGKPMAQNLQKAGHSLFVSTHHDAAPADLVAAGAVALANPKEVAQEAEFIIVMVPDTPQVEAVLFGENGVAEGVGPNKVVIDMSSISPTATKAFAEKIKATGAAYLDAPVSGGEVGAKAGTLSIMVGGCPKAFERALPLFEAMGKNITRVGGNGDGQTAKVANQIIVALNIQAVGEALLFAAKNGADPAKVREALMGGFASSKILEVHAERMIKGTFDPGFRINLHQKDLNLALQGAKELGINLPNTSNAQQVFSTCVALGGGNWDHSALIKGLEHMANFSIRDDK; encoded by the coding sequence ATGGCTAAAATCGGTTTCATCGGCACCGGCATCATGGGCAAACCAATGGCCCAGAACCTGCAAAAGGCAGGTCACAGCCTGTTCGTTTCCACTCACCACGACGCCGCCCCGGCCGACCTGGTCGCCGCTGGCGCCGTCGCCCTGGCCAACCCGAAGGAAGTGGCCCAGGAAGCCGAATTCATCATCGTCATGGTCCCGGATACCCCGCAGGTAGAAGCGGTCCTGTTCGGTGAGAATGGCGTGGCCGAAGGCGTCGGCCCGAACAAGGTGGTGATCGACATGAGCTCGATCTCCCCTACCGCGACCAAGGCCTTCGCCGAGAAGATCAAGGCCACCGGCGCTGCCTACCTGGACGCCCCGGTGTCCGGCGGCGAAGTCGGCGCCAAGGCCGGCACCCTGAGCATCATGGTCGGTGGCTGCCCGAAAGCCTTCGAGCGCGCCCTGCCGCTGTTCGAAGCCATGGGCAAGAACATCACCCGCGTCGGTGGCAACGGTGACGGCCAGACCGCCAAGGTCGCCAACCAGATCATCGTCGCCCTGAACATCCAGGCCGTCGGCGAAGCCCTGCTGTTCGCTGCCAAGAACGGCGCAGACCCAGCCAAGGTACGTGAAGCGCTGATGGGCGGCTTCGCCTCCTCGAAGATCCTCGAAGTGCACGCCGAGCGCATGATCAAGGGCACCTTCGACCCAGGCTTCCGCATCAACCTGCACCAGAAGGACCTGAACCTGGCCCTGCAAGGCGCCAAGGAGCTGGGCATCAACCTGCCCAACACCTCCAACGCCCAGCAAGTGTTCAGCACCTGCGTCGCCCTGGGCGGCGGCAATTGGGACCACTCGGCGCTGATCAAAGGCCTGGAGCACATGGCCAACTTCTCGATCCGCGACGACAAGTGA
- a CDS encoding DMT family transporter, producing the protein MDNSLRRGSLEMTAAMLISGTIGWFVLVSGQPVLEVVFWRCVFGAGTLLLICAALGLLKPGILTRTTFLLAVASGVAIVGNWVLLFASYSRASIAIGTAVYNVQPFMLVGLAAVFLGEKITLPKMTWLSLAFLGMLAIVSAHGSGQGGAGNYLQGIGLALGAAFLYAVAALIIKRLSGTPPHLIALIQVVTGIVLLAPWVGGRGLPAETSALASLVTLGIIHTGLMYVLLYSAIQRLPTALTGALSFIYPIVAILVDWVAFDHRLAPLQWLGVAAILLAAAGMQQGWWFRSRRVAVKGH; encoded by the coding sequence ATGGACAATTCGTTGCGTCGCGGCTCGCTGGAGATGACGGCCGCCATGCTGATCTCCGGTACCATCGGTTGGTTCGTACTGGTATCCGGGCAGCCGGTACTGGAGGTGGTGTTCTGGCGTTGTGTGTTCGGCGCCGGCACCTTGCTGCTGATCTGCGCGGCCCTGGGGCTCCTCAAGCCCGGCATCCTGACCCGTACGACCTTCCTGCTGGCGGTGGCCAGCGGCGTGGCCATCGTCGGTAACTGGGTGTTGCTGTTCGCCTCCTATTCCAGGGCCTCGATCGCGATCGGCACGGCGGTGTACAACGTCCAGCCGTTCATGCTGGTGGGGCTGGCGGCGGTGTTCCTGGGCGAGAAGATCACCCTGCCCAAGATGACCTGGCTGAGCCTGGCGTTCCTCGGCATGCTGGCCATCGTCAGTGCCCATGGCAGCGGCCAGGGTGGGGCGGGGAATTATCTGCAAGGCATCGGCCTGGCATTGGGCGCTGCCTTTCTCTATGCCGTGGCGGCGTTGATCATCAAGCGCCTGAGCGGTACACCGCCGCACTTGATCGCCTTGATCCAGGTGGTGACCGGTATTGTGCTCCTGGCACCTTGGGTCGGGGGGCGAGGGCTACCGGCAGAAACATCGGCACTGGCCAGCCTGGTGACCTTGGGCATCATCCATACCGGGCTGATGTACGTGCTGCTGTACAGCGCCATCCAGCGCCTGCCCACGGCACTGACCGGTGCGCTGTCGTTCATCTACCCGATCGTGGCGATCCTGGTCGATTGGGTGGCGTTCGACCATCGCCTGGCACCGCTGCAGTGGCTGGGTGTGGCGGCTATCCTGCTGGCGGCGGCGGGCATGCAGCAGGGGTGGTGGTTCCGTTCGCGCAGGGTAGCGGTGAAGGGGCATTGA
- the hyi gene encoding hydroxypyruvate isomerase, with amino-acid sequence MPRFAANLSMLFTEQDFLARFKAAADAGFSGVEYLFPYDFSAAEIKQQLDAHGLTQVLFNLPAGDWGKGERGIACHPERVEEFRAGVDKAIEYAKVLGNTQVNCLAGIRPQGPDCATVRKTFVDNLKYAADKLKAAGIRLVMEMINTRDIPGFYLNTTKQALEIQAEVGSDNLFLQYDIYHMQIMEGDLARTMEANLKLINHIQLADNPGRNEPGTGEINYRFLFEHLDRIGYQGWVGAEYKPLTTTEAGLGWLKTHNAI; translated from the coding sequence ATGCCTCGCTTCGCTGCCAACCTGTCCATGCTGTTCACCGAGCAGGACTTCCTGGCCCGCTTCAAGGCCGCCGCCGACGCTGGTTTCAGCGGTGTCGAATACCTCTTCCCGTACGATTTCAGCGCCGCCGAGATCAAGCAGCAGCTCGATGCCCATGGCCTGACCCAGGTGCTGTTCAACCTGCCGGCCGGTGACTGGGGCAAGGGCGAGCGCGGCATCGCCTGCCACCCCGAGCGCGTCGAGGAATTCCGCGCAGGTGTCGACAAGGCCATCGAATACGCCAAGGTCCTGGGCAACACCCAGGTCAATTGCCTGGCCGGTATCCGCCCGCAAGGCCCGGACTGCGCCACCGTGCGCAAGACCTTCGTCGACAACCTCAAGTACGCCGCCGACAAGCTCAAGGCTGCAGGTATCCGCCTGGTCATGGAAATGATCAATACCCGTGACATCCCAGGCTTCTACCTGAACACCACCAAACAGGCCCTGGAGATCCAGGCCGAAGTCGGCAGCGACAACCTGTTCCTGCAATACGACATCTACCACATGCAGATCATGGAAGGTGACCTGGCTCGTACCATGGAAGCCAACCTGAAGCTGATCAACCACATCCAGCTGGCCGACAACCCCGGCCGCAACGAACCAGGCACCGGCGAGATCAACTATCGCTTCCTGTTCGAGCACCTGGACCGCATCGGCTACCAGGGCTGGGTGGGCGCGGAATACAAGCCGCTGACCACCACCGAAGCAGGCCTGGGCTGGCTGAAGACCCATAACGCAATCTAA